From Eriocheir sinensis breed Jianghai 21 chromosome 16, ASM2467909v1, whole genome shotgun sequence, a single genomic window includes:
- the LOC126999136 gene encoding uncharacterized protein LOC126999136, which translates to MVEEVVGVDDVRAGGDVFDLKAREVKSIGWSAVGDSNGDLVGRYSQGRSSKEPRHAAFPVRRRTSREREREKWAVAGQCCTPTPPLIAQILAVLPVSAAEAERTFSKVTRTLTEVRATMGEERLEALVMCQTHRDLLPASEKVVDFFMKSGSGTRRAQLK; encoded by the exons ATGGTGGAGGAAGTAGTCGGTGTGGATGACGTGCGAGCTGGTGGTGACGTCTTCGAC CTAAAGGCCAGGGAAGTGAAGTCCATAGGCTGGAGTGCAGTGGGAGACAGCAATGGTGACTTGGTCGGGCGGTACAGCCAGGGGAGAAGCAGCAAGGAGCCCAGACACGCAGCTTTCCCAGTGAGACGAAGGACCAGT agagagagagagagagagaagtgggcaGTGGCCGGCCAGTGCTGCACACCGACTCCACCTCTCATCGCCCAG ATCCTTGCGGTACTGCCGGTGTCCGCTGCGGAGGCCGAGCGGACCTTCAGCAAGGTCACCAGGACGTTGACCGAGGTCCGGGCGACAATGGGGGAGGAACGTTTGGAGGCGCTGGTCATGTGCCAAACGCACCGCGACCTTCTCCCAGCCTCCGAGAAGGTGGTCGACTTCTTTATGAAGTCTGGCTCTGGCACTCGCCGAGCGCAGCTGAAGTGA